The following coding sequences are from one Xiphias gladius isolate SHS-SW01 ecotype Sanya breed wild chromosome 14, ASM1685928v1, whole genome shotgun sequence window:
- the prg4a gene encoding proteoglycan 4a isoform X2, translating to MMMRMMMKISLWLLLLGLAWSSADAGPGTCLGRCGEIFTRGQKCTCDFSCLQHNECCRDFEATCTNAQSCQGRCSEPFRRGRLCECGPQCIRHKTCCRDYQQHCDASVSVSHPRTSQPPKAAVSGNRKLERSKNKSNSESEEQYTGLLNPPTASSSGPATPALPTNQLHYGLSNISAGLPPLSIPSSNGGIPDSIAPISALPRYSVLSQGSRAPVSPSGPEAVGGKVKGSLELSPGGVAPYGSSQGLAGSRTRLSTLQDVSTALELLVVDAGSEGPGAGLFADVDLCSDSPINGLTALSNGTILIFKGELFWSVDPVSRLAGHPQSITDTLGVAAPIDTVFTRCNCHRNTYITKGDQYWRLDGNMVVEPGFPKPLAAEFPGLTGPISAALAAPATRSRAETVYFFKNGDIMQSFTFPAGSTPSCSTKPRSPFKKRLTTQDARLSGEINIKVSLKDFPTPVTSALSMPSPQRSDRYHHYVFSGPVFFSVRTLGDLPALARPDSSAALAPLPILSPAAIATDSAKPAAQNANPTYPALSIRVWLHCP from the exons GCACCTGTCTGGGTCGTTGTGGTGAGATTTTCACCAGGGGCCAGAAATGTACCTGTGACTTTAGCTGCCTGCAACATAATGAGTGCTGCAGAGACTTTGAGGCTACTTGCACCAACG CTCAGTCCTGTCAGGGTCGCTGCAGCGAGCCATTCAGACGTGGTCGGCTGTGTGAGTGTGGTCCTCAGTGCATCCGCCACAAAACCTGTTGCCGTGACTATCAGCAACACTGCG ATGCCAGTGTGTCAGTCTCACACCCCAGGACCTCGCAGCCTCCGAAGGCCGCTGTTTCAG gTAATCGAAAATTGGAGAGGAGCAAGAACAAGTCCAACAGTGAGAGCGAGGAACAGTACACAG GACTCCTGAACCCACCGACTGCCAGCTCCTCTGGGCCTGCCACTCCTGCTTTACCAACCAATCAACTACATTATG GTTTGAGTAACATCTCTGCTGGCCTGCCGCCATTGTCCATCCCTTCCTCTAATGGTGGAATTCCAGACTCCATAGCGCCTATAAGTGCTCTGCCCAGGTACAGTGTTCTGTCTCAGGGCAGCAGGGCTCCTGTGAGCCCCTCTGGTCCTGAAGCCGTTGGTGGTAAAGTGAAAGGCAGCCTGGAGCTTTCACCTGGGGGAGTGGCTCCATATGGATCCAGTCAAG GTCTGGCAGGTTCAAGGACCAGACTCAGCACCCTGCAGGACGTATCCACAGCCTTGGAACTCCTTGTGGTGGACGCAGGCTCTGAGGGGCCAGGGGCAG gactGTTTGCTGATGTCGACTTATGCAGTGATTCTCCCATCAATGGACTGACAGCTCTAAGCAATGGGACCATCCTGATATTTAAAG GTGAGCTGTTCTGGTCAGTAGACCCTGTCAGTCGCTTAGCTGGTCATCCACAGAGCATCACAGACACTCTGGGTGTTGCCGCTCCCATTGATACTGTCTTCACACGCTGCAACTGCCACAGAAACACCTACATTACTAAG GGAGACCAGTACTGGCGTTTGGATGGGAACATGGTTGTGGAGCCAGGCTTTCCCAAGCCTCTGGCTGCTGAATTCCCAGGTCTGACAGGACCCATCAGTGCTGCATTGGCAGCACCAGCCAccaggagcagagcagagactgTATACTTCTTTAAGAACG GAGACATCATGCAGAGCTTCACCTTCCCAGCAGGCAGCACTCCGTCATGCAGCACAAAACCCAGGAGCCCCTTCAAGAAACGCTTGACTACGCAGGATG CTCGTCTAAGTGGAGAGATCAACATCAAAGTGTCTCTGAAGGACTTCCCCACCCCAGTCACCTCTGCTCTGTCCATGCCCAGCCCCCAGAGGAGTGACAGATACCACCACTATGTCTTCTCTGGAC CTGTCTTCTTCAGTGTCAGGACTTTAGGGGACCTACCGGCGCTGGCCAGACCTGACTCATCTGCGGCCCTCGCACCCCTACCCATCCTTAGTCCTGCTGCCATAGCAACAGACTCTGCCAAGCCGGCCGCCCAGAATGCTAACCCTACCTACCCAGCCCTCTCCATCAGAGTTTGGCTGCACTGTCCCTAG
- the prg4a gene encoding proteoglycan 4a isoform X1: MMMRMMMKISLWLLLLGLAWSSADAGPGTCLGRCGEIFTRGQKCTCDFSCLQHNECCRDFEATCTNAQSCQGRCSEPFRRGRLCECGPQCIRHKTCCRDYQQHCDASVSVSHPRTSQPPKAAVSGNRKLERSKNKSNSESEEQYTGDLGLLNPPTASSSGPATPALPTNQLHYGLSNISAGLPPLSIPSSNGGIPDSIAPISALPRYSVLSQGSRAPVSPSGPEAVGGKVKGSLELSPGGVAPYGSSQGLAGSRTRLSTLQDVSTALELLVVDAGSEGPGAGLFADVDLCSDSPINGLTALSNGTILIFKGELFWSVDPVSRLAGHPQSITDTLGVAAPIDTVFTRCNCHRNTYITKGDQYWRLDGNMVVEPGFPKPLAAEFPGLTGPISAALAAPATRSRAETVYFFKNGDIMQSFTFPAGSTPSCSTKPRSPFKKRLTTQDARLSGEINIKVSLKDFPTPVTSALSMPSPQRSDRYHHYVFSGPVFFSVRTLGDLPALARPDSSAALAPLPILSPAAIATDSAKPAAQNANPTYPALSIRVWLHCP, encoded by the exons GCACCTGTCTGGGTCGTTGTGGTGAGATTTTCACCAGGGGCCAGAAATGTACCTGTGACTTTAGCTGCCTGCAACATAATGAGTGCTGCAGAGACTTTGAGGCTACTTGCACCAACG CTCAGTCCTGTCAGGGTCGCTGCAGCGAGCCATTCAGACGTGGTCGGCTGTGTGAGTGTGGTCCTCAGTGCATCCGCCACAAAACCTGTTGCCGTGACTATCAGCAACACTGCG ATGCCAGTGTGTCAGTCTCACACCCCAGGACCTCGCAGCCTCCGAAGGCCGCTGTTTCAG gTAATCGAAAATTGGAGAGGAGCAAGAACAAGTCCAACAGTGAGAGCGAGGAACAGTACACAG GGGATTTAGGACTCCTGAACCCACCGACTGCCAGCTCCTCTGGGCCTGCCACTCCTGCTTTACCAACCAATCAACTACATTATG GTTTGAGTAACATCTCTGCTGGCCTGCCGCCATTGTCCATCCCTTCCTCTAATGGTGGAATTCCAGACTCCATAGCGCCTATAAGTGCTCTGCCCAGGTACAGTGTTCTGTCTCAGGGCAGCAGGGCTCCTGTGAGCCCCTCTGGTCCTGAAGCCGTTGGTGGTAAAGTGAAAGGCAGCCTGGAGCTTTCACCTGGGGGAGTGGCTCCATATGGATCCAGTCAAG GTCTGGCAGGTTCAAGGACCAGACTCAGCACCCTGCAGGACGTATCCACAGCCTTGGAACTCCTTGTGGTGGACGCAGGCTCTGAGGGGCCAGGGGCAG gactGTTTGCTGATGTCGACTTATGCAGTGATTCTCCCATCAATGGACTGACAGCTCTAAGCAATGGGACCATCCTGATATTTAAAG GTGAGCTGTTCTGGTCAGTAGACCCTGTCAGTCGCTTAGCTGGTCATCCACAGAGCATCACAGACACTCTGGGTGTTGCCGCTCCCATTGATACTGTCTTCACACGCTGCAACTGCCACAGAAACACCTACATTACTAAG GGAGACCAGTACTGGCGTTTGGATGGGAACATGGTTGTGGAGCCAGGCTTTCCCAAGCCTCTGGCTGCTGAATTCCCAGGTCTGACAGGACCCATCAGTGCTGCATTGGCAGCACCAGCCAccaggagcagagcagagactgTATACTTCTTTAAGAACG GAGACATCATGCAGAGCTTCACCTTCCCAGCAGGCAGCACTCCGTCATGCAGCACAAAACCCAGGAGCCCCTTCAAGAAACGCTTGACTACGCAGGATG CTCGTCTAAGTGGAGAGATCAACATCAAAGTGTCTCTGAAGGACTTCCCCACCCCAGTCACCTCTGCTCTGTCCATGCCCAGCCCCCAGAGGAGTGACAGATACCACCACTATGTCTTCTCTGGAC CTGTCTTCTTCAGTGTCAGGACTTTAGGGGACCTACCGGCGCTGGCCAGACCTGACTCATCTGCGGCCCTCGCACCCCTACCCATCCTTAGTCCTGCTGCCATAGCAACAGACTCTGCCAAGCCGGCCGCCCAGAATGCTAACCCTACCTACCCAGCCCTCTCCATCAGAGTTTGGCTGCACTGTCCCTAG